The following are from one region of the Paenibacillus protaetiae genome:
- the pucD gene encoding xanthine dehydrogenase subunit D, with protein sequence MLLNRETSGSRWRIRPDGPGKVTGSLAYLTDMAAPGMLYGLIARSPHPHANIVSIRTEKAEALPGVYAVLTYRDVPGLNRYGIAHPDQPVLCEDKVRYIGDAVAAVAADSLDAARQALALIEVEYELLPVVDDAEEALREDSPKLHPQGNLLHHADYYRGARLEEGFAQCAYVVEQTYRTPRQMHTYMETEGGLFVPEDDGRLTVYSPTQHGRMDRFQLSRILDWPEEQIRIISSPIGGSFGGKDELNVQPYGALLAVRTGRPVKIHQSRWDSVRAGLKRHPMKITMKTGCSADGRLIAHEVRIVADTGPYATLGAEVLNFAVEHVIGPYRYDFIAVNGYSVFTNNGMSGEFRGFGGNQAIFALEGQLDRLAAATGIDPWTFRKINMRHADDLGPFGQPIALTNGAEQVWTELEQSPLWQERMARKAAAKKKRPAENEGERPFVQPENSMAAALQPPWIKTGIGAAFTMHGAGLGAGLPDPAGGRLKLREDGKIEAAFGYEEFGQGLIASLMQMLIEQFGFASSDIAIVIGDTDLVPDSGSTTASRATSMMWKSLQRMKQPFTELLLSRASELLGEPKASLRLGEGGIWRGNSGEAGGFVPALSYAELAERSGDHELQTDTAFRFPATSFDRVGAHFMYTYSAVAVKVEVNELTGRVTVIDQFHTVAAGPVINPQGFLGQIEGGSNMALGFTITEDAVMDKGFYLTRNLDTYLVPTIADSRGTVTVSAIDQLPEGDDYGPRGIGEVGSVTLAPAIVQAIFEATGKWVSKLPIDPELLQEKFCDGEAAGANE encoded by the coding sequence TGGCAGCCCCGGGGATGCTTTACGGCCTGATCGCGAGAAGCCCTCATCCACATGCGAATATCGTCTCGATCCGGACGGAAAAAGCGGAAGCCCTGCCCGGCGTATACGCCGTTTTGACCTATCGCGATGTGCCTGGACTGAACCGGTACGGCATTGCGCACCCTGATCAGCCGGTATTATGCGAGGATAAAGTCCGGTATATCGGCGATGCGGTGGCGGCTGTTGCAGCGGATTCGCTGGACGCCGCCAGGCAAGCGCTGGCGCTGATCGAGGTGGAATACGAGCTGCTTCCGGTTGTGGATGACGCGGAGGAGGCGCTGCGCGAAGATTCGCCTAAGCTCCATCCGCAAGGCAATCTGCTCCATCATGCGGACTATTACCGCGGTGCTCGGCTGGAAGAAGGTTTCGCCCAATGTGCCTATGTTGTCGAACAGACCTATCGCACACCGCGCCAAATGCACACCTATATGGAGACGGAAGGCGGGTTGTTTGTTCCTGAGGATGACGGGCGGCTGACCGTATATTCGCCGACGCAGCACGGCCGGATGGACCGGTTTCAGCTGTCCCGTATTCTCGATTGGCCGGAAGAGCAGATCCGGATTATTTCCAGTCCGATTGGCGGCTCATTTGGCGGCAAGGACGAATTGAATGTACAGCCTTACGGCGCGCTGCTGGCCGTTCGAACGGGCCGTCCGGTAAAAATCCACCAATCCCGCTGGGATTCCGTAAGAGCCGGTTTAAAGCGGCATCCGATGAAAATTACGATGAAAACGGGCTGCAGCGCGGATGGTCGGCTGATCGCCCATGAAGTGCGTATTGTGGCCGACACCGGACCGTACGCCACGCTTGGCGCGGAAGTGCTGAACTTTGCAGTCGAGCATGTTATCGGACCTTACCGGTATGACTTTATAGCGGTGAACGGTTATTCCGTTTTTACCAATAACGGAATGTCCGGCGAGTTCCGGGGCTTTGGCGGCAATCAGGCCATCTTTGCGCTGGAAGGGCAGTTGGACCGTCTTGCAGCGGCAACCGGCATTGATCCGTGGACGTTTCGAAAAATCAATATGCGGCACGCTGACGATCTCGGTCCCTTTGGCCAGCCTATAGCGCTCACGAACGGCGCTGAGCAGGTATGGACGGAACTTGAACAAAGCCCGTTATGGCAGGAGCGGATGGCCCGGAAGGCCGCTGCGAAGAAAAAGCGGCCAGCTGAAAATGAAGGGGAACGTCCCTTTGTCCAGCCGGAGAACAGCATGGCGGCTGCGCTGCAGCCGCCATGGATCAAGACGGGGATCGGCGCCGCCTTCACTATGCACGGCGCAGGACTTGGAGCAGGGCTGCCTGATCCGGCCGGCGGCCGGCTGAAGCTGCGTGAAGACGGCAAGATCGAAGCGGCGTTTGGCTACGAGGAATTTGGCCAAGGACTGATCGCTTCACTGATGCAAATGCTGATCGAACAGTTCGGCTTCGCCTCTTCGGATATTGCGATTGTCATCGGCGATACCGATCTCGTGCCGGACAGCGGCTCTACGACCGCTTCCCGGGCAACAAGCATGATGTGGAAGTCGCTGCAGCGCATGAAGCAGCCCTTTACAGAGCTGCTTCTGTCCCGCGCTTCCGAGCTGCTCGGAGAGCCAAAAGCGTCGCTGCGCCTTGGCGAAGGCGGCATTTGGCGGGGGAACAGCGGCGAAGCGGGCGGCTTCGTACCCGCATTGTCCTATGCGGAGCTTGCGGAAAGGAGCGGTGATCATGAGCTTCAGACCGATACGGCATTCCGCTTTCCGGCAACATCGTTTGACCGCGTAGGCGCTCATTTTATGTACACGTATTCGGCAGTTGCGGTCAAAGTTGAGGTTAACGAACTGACAGGTCGGGTGACCGTAATCGACCAATTTCATACGGTGGCCGCCGGCCCGGTTATTAATCCGCAAGGCTTCCTCGGCCAGATTGAAGGCGGAAGCAATATGGCATTAGGTTTCACGATTACAGAGGATGCCGTTATGGACAAAGGCTTCTATTTAACGCGCAACCTCGATACGTATCTCGTGCCGACCATTGCGGATTCCCGCGGAACGGTTACGGTATCTGCCATTGACCAGCTGCCGGAAGGAGACGATTACGGTCCTCGCGGCATTGGCGAGGTAGGTTCCGTTACACTCGCTCCAGCCATTGTTCAAGCGATATTTGAAGCAACCGGAAAATGGGTGTCAAAGCTGCCGATTGATCCGGAGCTGCTGCAGGAAAAGTTCTGTGATGGAGAGGCGGCGGGGGCGAATGAATGA
- a CDS encoding (2Fe-2S)-binding protein: MNDHMPAEGAAVQLSGLKEVQFTLNNELIALTINPAKRLLDVIRDELRLTGTKRSCEIGRCGACMVLVDGKQMNSCLLMAYQCEGKSITTIEGLHPEQGEFDCIQQAFLEEGGYQCGYCTPGMVLSVKALLDQNSSPTPDEVEEALSGNLCRCTGYGGIWRAVQRAAEMRRQSDEAG; the protein is encoded by the coding sequence ATGAATGATCATATGCCAGCTGAAGGAGCAGCGGTGCAGCTGAGCGGGCTCAAGGAAGTTCAATTTACGCTGAATAATGAATTAATTGCATTAACTATTAATCCTGCTAAACGTCTGCTGGATGTGATTCGGGACGAACTTCGTTTGACCGGGACGAAACGTTCCTGTGAAATTGGCCGCTGCGGAGCCTGCATGGTGCTCGTAGACGGCAAGCAAATGAACAGCTGCCTTCTGATGGCTTATCAATGCGAAGGAAAATCCATTACAACGATCGAAGGCCTCCATCCCGAGCAAGGCGAATTCGATTGCATCCAGCAAGCGTTTCTGGAGGAAGGCGGTTATCAATGCGGCTACTGTACGCCGGGCATGGTGTTATCCGTTAAGGCGCTGCTGGATCAAAACAGCAGTCCGACACCGGACGAGGTGGAAGAAGCGCTGTCCGGCAACTTGTGCCGGTGTACCGGTTACGGCGGCATTTGGCGGGCTGTTCAACGAGCTGCGGAAATGAGGCGACAAAGTGATGAAGCTGGATGA
- the uraD gene encoding 2-oxo-4-hydroxy-4-carboxy-5-ureidoimidazoline decarboxylase yields the protein MKLDDLNQLEHKPFTAALGAIFEHSPWIAELVWARRPFTSAAHLHQEMMGIVRNSSPDLVMGLLRAHPDLAARIQMADHSVKEQQGAGLDRLSPELFEWFQTHNRLYAEKFGFPFIFAVKGKTVADIQAAMSSRISHTAEQETEQALAEIGRITGFRLAELLEEPL from the coding sequence ATGAAGCTGGATGATTTGAATCAACTCGAGCATAAACCTTTTACTGCAGCGCTTGGCGCTATTTTCGAACATTCTCCATGGATAGCGGAGCTTGTATGGGCGAGGCGGCCTTTTACATCCGCTGCACATTTGCATCAAGAAATGATGGGTATTGTCCGCAATTCCTCGCCGGACCTAGTCATGGGCCTGCTCCGGGCTCATCCGGATTTGGCGGCGCGCATCCAGATGGCGGATCATTCCGTGAAGGAGCAGCAGGGAGCCGGCCTCGACCGGTTAAGCCCTGAGCTGTTCGAATGGTTTCAGACGCATAACCGGCTTTATGCCGAAAAATTTGGTTTTCCGTTTATATTCGCAGTTAAAGGTAAAACGGTCGCCGATATCCAAGCCGCCATGTCATCACGTATTTCTCATACAGCGGAGCAGGAGACGGAACAGGCGCTGGCGGAAATTGGCCGTATCACCGGTTTTCGTCTGGCGGAATTGCTGGAGGAGCCGCTGTAA